From the genome of Acidaminococcus sp.:
TTTAAAGAAGCTCCTAAAAAAACTGCTTGTCATAAAGCGGGCTGAAGGGATCGAGTTTGTTCACGGATGTGGGAAAAGAAAGACCATTCTACAGAAGTACTATGAGATTTTAGCTAACTATCTCAAACGGCTTAAGGTGTATACGAAGCAGCTTCACATCTGTGGGGAACGGAACAGCTTTGCCAAAACAGACCCGGATGCTACCTTTATGAGGATGAAAGAAGACGCCATGCTTAATGGCGCCTTAAAGCCGGGATACAATGTCCAATATGCCAACAATTCCGGTTTTACCTTGTTTGCAGATGTGAGTGCACATCCAACAGATATGCGGACACTCATTCCTTTTCTTGAAGGATTTGAAGCCCACTTCGGTCAGAAATTTGCAAACATTGTAGCCGATGCAGGCTATGAAAGCGAAGAGAACTTGGTCTGGCTGAAGAAGAATCAGTATACTTCATATATCAAGCCTAACAATTATGAAAGAAGCAAGAGGAAAAAGTATAAGAACGACATCGGCAAAGCAGAAAACATGACATATTTGCCTGATCAAGACATGTATATCTGTAAAGGTAGGAGACTGCTGAAAGTCAGTAAAGTAACCCAGGTAAAGAACCGGTCAGGATATGTGTCAGAGAAAACATATTACGAATGTAAGGACTGCAGCGGTTGTCCCTACAAGGAACAGTGCATCCATGGGAACAATTGCAGGACACCCATGGAGAAAAGAAACAAGAAATTAGTGGTCTCGAAGAATTTTGCTGCATTGAGGGCAGAATCCCTGAAGAACATTACTTCCGAATATGGTAAGGAACTGAGGATGAACCGCAGTATACAGGCAGAAGGAGCCTTTGCGGATCTCAAGGATTCATTAAACGTCAGAAGACTAGAAACCCGAGGCAAAGGAAATGCCCTGGTAACAGTGGGAATATGTGCCATGGCACGGAATGTCCTGAAGGTCCATCACAAAGTTCAAGACGGCAAAGAGGATTTGCACTTATATCCGCTGAAAAAAGAGGCCTAAAAGATACAAAAAGAGCGCACGAAAAAAAGCAACTTAGAGTTGCTTAATTTCGTGCGCCCTTTTTTCATCTCAAAACATATTCAACTAAAAAGTAAGGCAATTTGGGGTCTTTAGCAAGTTATTTCAGGGATTAAAAATCGGTCACTTGCGACAGCCCCTCGTTTTATTCACAACTTCAGTTCCTTTTCCAATGCTTCCGCAACTTCAAAAATCAGCCCATCGCAGTGAACTTTTTTAGGAATTCCCCGGGCATGAGACTTGGTAAGCAGTGCGGCACACTGCGTCGACTCATGACGGCTGCGAAACTCCTGCAGGAACCTGCCGGCTTCAAGGCCCGATGCGCCCCCTGCGCCGAGGATCATCAAAGCGGCACTTACAGCTCCGCACACCGAACCGTGACTCATTCCACCGCCATAAAAGACGCTCATTTTGGCCGCCTGTGCTTCCGATACACCCAGCACATCATGAAATCCCATCATCAATACTTGTGCACAATTATATTCATGCGGATCCGAGGGATCCCGCAATGCTTTAATATGATCAATTCTTGCTGACATTTTATACCCCCCTAAGGTTTATATGATTCTCTATTGTAGTCAATTTTTCCGAATTTGCAAGAACGAACTTTTTAGATACTGCCCTTATTGAACACTTCGGATAATTTTGCAGTCCGGCTGCCCGAAAAGACCACTTATTTTTTCCCTTCAGGCAGCCTTTTGCTTTCTGCGTTCCGTGTCATCATGCTATAATGGAGAAAAACAAGAAAAGGGGCCTTCCTTATATGGTTACGTTTAAAGAGATCACACTTCCTTACGGGAAGACGACACAGTCGATTTCCCTTCCGGAATCGCATATCGCGCAGGTCATCGAACCGATTACGGTGCCGGCTGTTGATGTAAAAACCGCCTTCAGGGAAGCAATGGAGCATCCGATTGGTTCCAAAAAGCTTTCCGAAATCGTGAAACCTGGTGACAAGGTGTGCCTCGTTACCGCCGATATTACGCGTGCCTGGAGCGGTTCGGGCCGCTTTATGATTGAAATCGTAAATGCCCTTAATGAGGCCGGCATCCCTGACGAAGATATGTACATTGTATTTGCCCAGGGCACCCATCGTGCTCATACGGACGAAGAAAATGAGACTGTAGTCGGCAAGGAAGTAGCCCGCCGCATCAAGATGTATCAGCATGACTGCCATGATGATCAGAATCTGACCTATGTCGGAACAACCAGTTTCGGGACACCGGTCTATCTCAACAAAAAAGTAGTCGAAGCCGATAAAACCATCATTATCAATGGACTGGCACCGCATCTGTTTGCAGGTTTCGGCGGCGGCCGCAAAATGATTCTTCCCGGCGTTGCCGGCTGGGACACAATCCAGAAGAATCACTGCCATGCACTTTCCCAGGTTCATGGTGAAGGTATCAATCCTGCCACAGCGCACCGTGCCCTGAAGGGCAATCCGGTCAACGAAGATATGGTAGAAGGCATGGAAATGTGCCGTCCTGATTTTTTGATTCATTCCCTCATCAACGGAGACGGGGAAATCTGCGGTTTTGTAGCCGGCGACCCCTATGAGGCCTGGCTGGAAGGCACCAGGAGAGTCCTGCAGAATACCGAAGTCGCTGTCAAGCAAAAAACAGACGTAACCATCGTAAGTGCCGGCGGCTATCCCAAGGACTTGTCCTTCTATCAAGGTGTCAAGTGTTTTGAACCGGCTGCCGATGTAACGAAAGACCACGGCATCATCATCGCCCTTGTTGACTCTCCCGATATCAAAGAACCAAAAATTTTCTGGGACAGTTTCCGTTTCCAGACGCTGCCCGACATGGAACAAGGACTGCGTGACTGTTTCACAATTCCGTTCTTTATCGCCTTTTATGTCTTTACCCTGGCCCACAATTATACGATGTATCTTGTCACGCGCAAAGAGAATTTCGAAGCCGTCAAAAAGACTCATATCATTCCGTGTGAGACCCTTACAGAAGCTTGGGACAGAGCTTCGGAAGAACTTGCCCGGTTAGGAAATAAAAACTATACGATTAATCTGATGCATCATGGTGGGGCTGTTATCCCGAAGTTGGAATGAAACCAGCTAGTGCATTTTAAAGGCACCTCAGACAATCTGGTGCTCGGCTGGCCTCGCACGCATCTTGTCTGAGAGCTTTTTCTAAGGAAACTTTTTCTGTCCAGCGCAGTAGGGAGTCACTGATTCACTCGCGACTTCATCTACATACGTCTGTACCAGCTACGCTGTGTCGACAATTCCTCGAGATACGCCCGGTAACCCTCCGGATTGTCTTCTTGCGTAGCTGGCGCATCCGCACGTATCTGAAGCCGTTCATTGAATCAGTGATTCCCATGGGCGCATCTACTTTGTCAGGCGGACTTAGGAACCACTCGATATACTATTTTTGTATTATCTCGGGTTCCTAAGCCCGCCTTCCTTGTATCTGCGTCCATCTTCTGTGCCGTCCACAAAAAGAAAATGAAAAAACAGGTGTGAGATAAAGTAAAGGAATAAAAACGGTACTTTTTTCATGATGGGTACCTTATGACCCAATCTGGTCTTTCGCGCATTTGCAGCTATCTTTCAAAAGTGTCTACCAAAAACTAAAAATAAAAGTGGTTTAATGTTGAAATACAAAAACGGAACTGTGAAAAAATACACTACGTACTTTCTTCACAGTTCCTATCTTTTCTTGGAAAAACAAAAAAGCTATTTTCGGCGATAGATAACTATCTTTTTATGTTGTTCCTGCCTTATTTAAAGTTTTTCTCCGCATTGCGAATGGAGTACATCACCATGGGCAGGACAAAGGCCGTGGCCGCAAACCATGCCACCTGGTCGGCCCACGTAATGGCGTCGTACCCGAAAGAGCCCACAAAAAAGACAGAGACTATAGTGCGGGCAATCATTTCCAGAACACCGCTCATCATGGCCTTCCGGGCATTGCCCAGCCCCTGGATGCTCATGCGGCATACATTGAGGATGCCAAGTACCCAGAGGCAGTAACCCATACGGCGCAGATAAAGGGCAGCCAGATCAAGTTCAACGGTATTTTCCGCATCCAAAAAGAGCAGGCACAGCTCCCTCCCGCCGAGCACCATGGCAAAAAGGCCAAAGACGGCTCCGTAGAGAACACTTACAAGAGTCCCTTTGAAGATGCCCTCTCGGATCCGGTCCGTGCGGCGCGCGCCAAAATTCTGGGCAACAAAGGTTGATACGGCTGTAGCGAAGGCATCAAAAGGCGACAAAAGGAACTGCTTGAGCTTTGTCCCGGCCGTAAAAGCCGAGACATACTCCGTTCCCAGGGAATTGTTGGCACTCTGCATAACCATGGAGCCGATGGCCGTAATGGAGTACTGGAGTCCCATAGGGATACCGATTCCCATCATGCTGCGTCCTTCCCGGGCTCCATAGTGCCGCTCGGCGGGTTCTACATGAAGTACCTCGTAGCGGTGAGTCACGGAATAAAGACAGAGGAAGGCAGACAAAGCCTGCGAAAGAACCGTAGCAATAGCCGCCCCGGCAACGTCCCAGTGAAAAGACATGATAAAAAGACAGTCGAGGACAATGTTGAGGACAGAGGCCACGGCAAGATACAGGAACGGGGTGCGGGAGTCCCCGATAGCACGCATGAGGCCTGCCAGGTAGTTATACATGATAGTAAAAGGGATCTCGCAAAAAATGATAATAAGGTAAATCCAGGCATCATGAAAGATTTCGTCCGGCACTTGCAGGATTCTTAGAATGTGACTGCAGAGGATTGTCGTAAGGAGTGTGATTGTAAGCGCAAAAACAGCGGACAGGATACCGCCCGAATATTCATAGCGGTGCATCCCGGCGTAGTCATGGGCCCCAAAACGCTGCCCTACAGGGATAGTAAAACCCAGGCTGATACCGATACAAAAGCCCATGACGAGAAACTGAATGCTCGTTGACGAACCAACGGCCGCCAGTGCCCTGGCTCCAAGCGTACGGCCCACAATTGCCGTATCAACAAGGTTATAAGTTTGTTGGAACAGATTACCCAAAAGCAGTGGAACACTGAACTTCATAATCTGAGGGAGAATACTCCCTGTTGTCATATCCTTGACACCTGCTGCCACAGCTTATCCCCTCATTTCTCTTATATATTGATAAAAATAAGACCTCTATACCATTTTTATAAAGGCCATCAAAAAAAGAACAGAGGCCGTGAAGAAACGTGCTGTCAGCTCTCCACGGCCCACTCGTTATTCGTAATGCTTCAAAATATTCCGGACGCGTTCCTTTTTACTTTTAGGAACCTTTTCTTCAAAATTCCTAAAGTTGTTTTCTCTATGATCAGTGGAATAATCGGCATAGTCCACATCATAATCCCGCTCGTAGCTGCGGTTATAATCCCCATGTCCGTCATCCAGATAATAAAATGGCTGCAGCATATGCTCTCTCCCTCTTTCCATTTTTGCTGACATTGTCTGACGTATTATACCACAAGAACAGGAAAAGCGCTCAAGCAATTATCATTTATTTCTTTATTTGCCGTACAAAATCATAAAACGATAAAAAGACAGACAATTATATGTTCCTTCTAAATAATTTATTGCAAAAAACCTAATTTTCAGATAAATTTCTAGTAATTTACAGCAAAACAGTGTAAAATAAGAAGATAAAATGGAAAAGGAGTGGTTCCTTTGAAAATTGTAACCATGCTGTATGACGGTCAGCAACAAGTAGGGGTATTATCTGAAGATGGGCAATATGTGATTCCTGCCAATAAATACGCGAGCGTAACTGATTTAATGGCCCGCACAAATTTTGATGAACTACTTGCCATCACGCGGATGGGACTCGCCGCGGTTCCTCTTTCGAAAGTAAAGCTGCTGGCACCGATTCCCGAACCAGCTAATGATATTATCTGCCTGGGAATTAACTATCGTTCCCACGATGAAGAGCTGCCCAAAGACTACAGCGAAGAAAAAATTGTAAAACGGAATGTACCGGTATATTTTTCCAAGCGCGCCAGCCACTGCACCGAGCCGGAAGGTCTGATTGACGGGCATTTTGAAGTCGTTAAAAAACTGGATTACGAGTGTGAACTGGCGGTCATCATCGGAAAAACTGCAAAAAATGTAGCTCCCGAAGATGCCCAGGATTATATTTTCGGTTATACGATTATCAATGATGTGACCGCACGTGATGTTCAGGTTGCCCACAAGCAGTGGTATTTTGGAAAGAGCCTCGACTCTTTTGCTCCCATGGGTCCCTGGATCGTCACGGCAGAAGAGTTCCCCTTCCCTCCTGAACTGGAACTCATCACCCGTGTCAACGGCGAAGAACGCCAGCACAGCAACACGAAAAACCTGGTGCACAGCATTCCTTATATCATTAGTGAATTGTCGCACGGCATGACGCTGAAATGCGGCACGATTATTGCAACGGGCACCCCGGCAGGCACCGGTGTGGGCATGAATCCGCCTCAGTACCTGAAGAGCGGTGACGTGATTGAATGCGAAATCGAAGGCATCGGCGTATTAAGGAATACGGTGAAATAATCAACAAAATAAATAGTTAATTAAAGATCTGCAAAAGGGGCTGTACAATGATGCACACGCATTATTGCACAGCCCTTTTACTTTCTTTTTAAACTTTTCTTCCAATATATAGACAAAACTAAAGACCCGGAAAGAGCTGTGAGTTATCACAGCCTTTCCGGGCCTTCTGCGTTGCTTTACTTCCTAAAATGTGCCATCCAAGCCGGCACAACAAGGATACTGTTTATTTTTTCCAGATTGCCTCTGCCTTTTTGATATTGGCACGAATCGTAGCGCAGCATTTCTTGAATTCAGCCATTTCATCTTCCGGCAGGTTGTATTCCATGACCTGTTCAACACCGTCGGCCCCTACCACAGCCGGGCAGCCGGCGAAGATACCCTTTTCACCATATTCGCCGTCCAGCGGGCAGCTCGTAGCCATAATGCGTTTTTCATCATGGAGAACAGTGTTAGCCAGCGTAACCGCCGTAGCGCAGATACCATATTCAGTGCAGCCCTTGCCTACGTATGTTACCCAGCCGGCCTTGATGGTCTTTTCCTTGATTTCATCCTTATTAAATACAAGGCTATGTCACAACAAACAGTTGATAAATAGCCATTTTTATAGGGGAGTATCAGAACTCCCCTACAAACTGTTATTTGCAGTTATCTATACTCATTTGGAATTTCGATATGAAGTGTCTCACACAATAACTTCACATCATGTGCATCATTTTCATCAAACTCGTATCCCAGATGGAACATTACTTGACTATATGGTTCAATACAGGAAACCTCTATTTCCTCAATTCTTCCTTTACCCGAAAAAGTTTCTACCGGAAAACAATCCCCATCATAAAGAATTTCACCTTCGTCCGTATATTCAAAACAATGCAAATCAATAATTCTGTTTTTCAAATCTTCCCATACAGTATGGTTCAATGTTGTATATTCCATCTTAATCTCATAAAAGCCATTAGCTTTCATTATTTCTATAAAGTTCTGATAATCGTTCTTTTCTACAAAAATGTCAATATCATTATGGGCTCTTGACTGATATCCAAGAAGAGCATCTACACCCCAGCCACCATCAAGAAAGACTTTAATCTCCGCATCTATTGCAAATTGAAGAATCTGTTTTACATCTGTTATATTGACCATCTTATCATCTCCACAAATTCTAATTAGGCGACCAGAGGAACTGCTGGTCTGTTTGATAAATCTCTGCATTTAGCAGTTTTCAATGTTGCCAAAACAAAAGTTAAGAAGATGTTCCTTTTCTCCATGTCGCTTTCTTTGGCGTAATTTACAAGGTTATTCCACACAAGATAGTTGTTCAGATACTTGGTAGAAACACCGTTAAAGCCACGCATAAACCTCTTTAGCTGGCTATGGTAGCTATTGATATGTTGGATATTATAAATGCCTTTCTTGGCTTTGCCAGTCTTTAACTGCACAAGGTCAATGCCATTGGCATTTGTAAATCTCACATAGGAGTTCATCTTGTCCGTAACAAGAGTGGAATTGGTCTTAATCCTACCATCATAAATATGATGTAAATCTCTTGTAGAAACTCTACCAGTATTCGTAATCTTGGAGATAGACAAGCCATTCCTATTAACCGCACAAGGAACACATACCTTTTCTTGGGACAAGCCTCTGATATGTGTAGAATGACCACGCTTATGAGCCTTGCGTGGCATAGCAAATGTCTTACTCTTGCTATGATTGCCCTTGTACGAGATGGCGAAAAAAGTTTCGTCAGCCTCAATAATGCCGTCAAGGGTAACATCGTCTGCCATATTCTGAAGTGCATCCAAAATCTTGTGTCTCCAAAGGAATGCGGTGTTTCTGTGAATCCCACAAGCAACAGCAGTCTTACGAATGGATAAGCCATTCATCATACAATCAATGTACTGCTCCCACACGGACAAGTCTTTTCTTGTACCAGACACAATGGAGTTCGTAGCAATCACGAAGGACTTGCCACAATCCTTACATACATATCGCTGTGTGCCATCTTTACGATGACCATTGCGAACCACATGGATACAGCCACAAAGAGGGCATACACGACCATTTGCAAAGCGTTCCTTTGCTACGAAATCTTCAATATTCAAAGACTTTACAAAGGCAGGACTTAAAAGCATTGTTTTAAGGCTTTCCTGCTCTGCGACAGTCAACTTACCGATAATATCTAATGCGTCTTTGATAGTAGGCATATCCAATTACCTCCTTCGGTGGTACTGTTTCTTACTATTATTATACGCTATTTCTCGTCAAAAATCAACCATTTGTTGTGACAGAGCCAAATACAAAACGGGGATCCCCTTCCAGTTCGCTCAGCGGTTTTCCGCCAAATTTAATGATGGACCAGGGAACCATCTGGGCATTGCCGTGTTCACCCATCATGTACGCTGTAATAGACTTATGGTCCAGACCGGTTTGCTGAGCAATAGCGCTGACCAGACGGGAAGAATCAAGGCCCGTACCGGTACCAAAAACATGCCCCTTCGGCAGTCCGCTCAGTTTATAAATCAGGTCAGTTACAAC
Proteins encoded in this window:
- the lnu(C) gene encoding lincosamide nucleotidyltransferase Lnu(C); this encodes MVNITDVKQILQFAIDAEIKVFLDGGWGVDALLGYQSRAHNDIDIFVEKNDYQNFIEIMKANGFYEIKMEYTTLNHTVWEDLKNRIIDLHCFEYTDEGEILYDGDCFPVETFSGKGRIEEIEVSCIEPYSQVMFHLGYEFDENDAHDVKLLCETLHIEIPNEYR
- a CDS encoding C-GCAxxG-C-C family protein; the protein is MSARIDHIKALRDPSDPHEYNCAQVLMMGFHDVLGVSEAQAAKMSVFYGGGMSHGSVCGAVSAALMILGAGGASGLEAGRFLQEFRSRHESTQCAALLTKSHARGIPKKVHCDGLIFEVAEALEKELKL
- a CDS encoding MATE family efflux transporter, giving the protein MTTGSILPQIMKFSVPLLLGNLFQQTYNLVDTAIVGRTLGARALAAVGSSTSIQFLVMGFCIGISLGFTIPVGQRFGAHDYAGMHRYEYSGGILSAVFALTITLLTTILCSHILRILQVPDEIFHDAWIYLIIIFCEIPFTIMYNYLAGLMRAIGDSRTPFLYLAVASVLNIVLDCLFIMSFHWDVAGAAIATVLSQALSAFLCLYSVTHRYEVLHVEPAERHYGAREGRSMMGIGIPMGLQYSITAIGSMVMQSANNSLGTEYVSAFTAGTKLKQFLLSPFDAFATAVSTFVAQNFGARRTDRIREGIFKGTLVSVLYGAVFGLFAMVLGGRELCLLFLDAENTVELDLAALYLRRMGYCLWVLGILNVCRMSIQGLGNARKAMMSGVLEMIARTIVSVFFVGSFGYDAITWADQVAWFAATAFVLPMVMYSIRNAEKNFK
- a CDS encoding fumarylacetoacetate hydrolase family protein, which gives rise to MVPLKIVTMLYDGQQQVGVLSEDGQYVIPANKYASVTDLMARTNFDELLAITRMGLAAVPLSKVKLLAPIPEPANDIICLGINYRSHDEELPKDYSEEKIVKRNVPVYFSKRASHCTEPEGLIDGHFEVVKKLDYECELAVIIGKTAKNVAPEDAQDYIFGYTIINDVTARDVQVAHKQWYFGKSLDSFAPMGPWIVTAEEFPFPPELELITRVNGEERQHSNTKNLVHSIPYIISELSHGMTLKCGTIIATGTPAGTGVGMNPPQYLKSGDVIECEIEGIGVLRNTVK
- a CDS encoding IS1595-like element ISSag10 family transposase translates to MPTIKDALDIIGKLTVAEQESLKTMLLSPAFVKSLNIEDFVAKERFANGRVCPLCGCIHVVRNGHRKDGTQRYVCKDCGKSFVIATNSIVSGTRKDLSVWEQYIDCMMNGLSIRKTAVACGIHRNTAFLWRHKILDALQNMADDVTLDGIIEADETFFAISYKGNHSKSKTFAMPRKAHKRGHSTHIRGLSQEKVCVPCAVNRNGLSISKITNTGRVSTRDLHHIYDGRIKTNSTLVTDKMNSYVRFTNANGIDLVQLKTGKAKKGIYNIQHINSYHSQLKRFMRGFNGVSTKYLNNYLVWNNLVNYAKESDMEKRNIFLTFVLATLKTAKCRDLSNRPAVPLVA
- a CDS encoding IS1182 family transposase; its protein translation is MPKNKPTQKDYTKIGSSYQLFLPLNFEVQIPNDDPVRLVRAMVEGMDVKALYDTYSHVENKLTSPIQLLEIVIYACMEGIRGSRKIEQSCKRDTHFMFLLDGKKAPDNATIARFCSLHLKPCIKELMIQMDKWLLARGFITLDSLFIDGTKIESVANKYKFVWKNRVLGSQNKLIEKLEQLVPEIEERFGIKVCYGNTFHIRHLKKLLKKLLVIKRAEGIEFVHGCGKRKTILQKYYEILANYLKRLKVYTKQLHICGERNSFAKTDPDATFMRMKEDAMLNGALKPGYNVQYANNSGFTLFADVSAHPTDMRTLIPFLEGFEAHFGQKFANIVADAGYESEENLVWLKKNQYTSYIKPNNYERSKRKKYKNDIGKAENMTYLPDQDMYICKGRRLLKVSKVTQVKNRSGYVSEKTYYECKDCSGCPYKEQCIHGNNCRTPMEKRNKKLVVSKNFAALRAESLKNITSEYGKELRMNRSIQAEGAFADLKDSLNVRRLETRGKGNALVTVGICAMARNVLKVHHKVQDGKEDLHLYPLKKEA
- the larA gene encoding nickel-dependent lactate racemase → MVTFKEITLPYGKTTQSISLPESHIAQVIEPITVPAVDVKTAFREAMEHPIGSKKLSEIVKPGDKVCLVTADITRAWSGSGRFMIEIVNALNEAGIPDEDMYIVFAQGTHRAHTDEENETVVGKEVARRIKMYQHDCHDDQNLTYVGTTSFGTPVYLNKKVVEADKTIIINGLAPHLFAGFGGGRKMILPGVAGWDTIQKNHCHALSQVHGEGINPATAHRALKGNPVNEDMVEGMEMCRPDFLIHSLINGDGEICGFVAGDPYEAWLEGTRRVLQNTEVAVKQKTDVTIVSAGGYPKDLSFYQGVKCFEPAADVTKDHGIIIALVDSPDIKEPKIFWDSFRFQTLPDMEQGLRDCFTIPFFIAFYVFTLAHNYTMYLVTRKENFEAVKKTHIIPCETLTEAWDRASEELARLGNKNYTINLMHHGGAVIPKLE